The Sorangiineae bacterium MSr11954 DNA segment CTCTTCTGAAAGCCGTTCGCGAATGCGCCCTTGCCGCGCTCGACGACGTGCTGTCCTCCGCCCCCGGCGTCTTCCGCTCCATCGACTTGGTCGACGCGAGCGAGTCGCGCGAGGTCCGCGAGGCCCGTCCGGCGCGCGCGCCTTCGCGGCCGAAGGCCCGCCCTGCGTCGCGACGCACCGAGCGCTCGTCGGCCCGCAAGAGAGAGTCGGAGCACCTCGCAAATGGGTTTACGACGTTCTCCGATGACGACGATCTCCTGACGGCAAAGGACGAAGCGGCCTTCGTCATCACCGATCCTTCGGTGGTGTTGGCGGAGGTCGCGGCCCTCGAAGAACCTGCGCCCGAGGCCCCGCTCCGCCGCCTGCGCCGCGTTCGATCGGGTGTAACGTCGCGCCTGGTGGAGGTCCCCGCTCTGCCGTCCGAAGATGGAGGTTCTTCGTCCGAAGCGTCCGATTCATCGGGCTCGCCCGGCTCCCTCGATGCATCCGAATCGGCGCACGAGGAAGAGCCTGCCTCTACCGCACCCGCCCTTCGCGATGGCGAAGAGGTAGCCCGCGCGGTCGTGGGTGGCGGTGTGGTGCTGCGCCGCCGCCGCGGTTGATCCGACGCACGAGCCGGCCGAACAACAGACCGGAAAGCGGCGCGCACGCGAAACCGGGCGTGCGCTTGCGCGTAATCGGGTCATGATCTCGGCGATTCGGTCGGTAGCGTGGTTGGGAATTTCGATGGCAGTGGGCTCCGGTTGTCGTGCAGGCTCCGTTCAGCCCGCGCCTGCGCAAACGACATCGGCGACGGTGGCGAAGACCAACGTCGGCGCCAATCCGGGCAATGTGGTGACCATTGCGCGCGGTGCGCCGCTCACCCCTGCAAAGGGGCACGAGCTCGCCGCCTTTGCGGAGGGGTGTTTCTGGGGCTCGGAGAACACGTTTCGACACGTGCCCGGCGTGGTGGCCACCGCCGTGGGCTACACGGGCGGAACGACCGCGTCGCCCACGTATGAAGACGTGAGCTCGCACACCACCGGGCACGCCGAGACGGTGTTGGTGGAGTTCGATCCGTCGCAAGTGACCTATGCGAAGTTGCTCGGCGTCTTCTTTCGCTCGCACGATCCGACCACCAAGAACCGGCAAGGGCCGGACGTGGGGAGCCAGTACCGAAGCGCCATTTTCACCTTCTCGGCGGCGCAAGAGCGCGACGCGCGCGCCGCGCTGGCCGACGCGCAGCGCACGACGAAAAAGCCCATCGTCACCCAAATTGCGCCCATGGGCGCCTTCTGGCGCGCCGAGGACTACCACCAACAATACGACGAGAAGACGGGGCGCGAATCGTGCCCGCTCCCCTCGGTCCTCGGCACGCAGCAAACGCAATAGACGCGCGCGCAGTCCGCACACGCACTACTTCAAACGGGTCGCCGTGCGGCCGCCGAAGCGCGATGAGGCGGCAGGGAGCACCTCGACGGAGATGGTGGTGTAAGGCCCGCGGTGGTCGACACCCATCATGTAGCGAATGAAATCGCCGAGCCCCTCCAGCATGCCCGCCGCGCGGAGCGGGCCGGCGTCCACCGGCACCAGCCCCATGTCCTCGGCCAGCTTGGCGACCACGCGCTTGGCGCCAACGTCGTCTCCCGCCAGAAACGCGGAGACGCGGTGGGCGCGAAGCGTCGGCGGTGAATGATTGAAAATCTCCTGCGCCGCCGTATTGAAGGCCTTGATCACGCGCGCCCGCGGCAGCTCCACGGCCAGCCGCTCCGCGTGC contains these protein-coding regions:
- the msrA gene encoding peptide-methionine (S)-S-oxide reductase MsrA; its protein translation is MAVGSGCRAGSVQPAPAQTTSATVAKTNVGANPGNVVTIARGAPLTPAKGHELAAFAEGCFWGSENTFRHVPGVVATAVGYTGGTTASPTYEDVSSHTTGHAETVLVEFDPSQVTYAKLLGVFFRSHDPTTKNRQGPDVGSQYRSAIFTFSAAQERDARAALADAQRTTKKPIVTQIAPMGAFWRAEDYHQQYDEKTGRESCPLPSVLGTQQTQ
- a CDS encoding NAD(P)-binding domain-containing protein, encoding MRIGIIGSGNMGRTLGLLWAAAGHEVFFGARNLEDAQAAAARSSRSVGHGSNDEAASFGEVALWTVRDVNASEVLNRPTALDGKIVIDPNNGPLPADFTLGPGPGLLSHAERLAVELPRARVIKAFNTAAQEIFNHSPPTLRAHRVSAFLAGDDVGAKRVVAKLAEDMGLVPVDAGPLRAAGMLEGLGDFIRYMMGVDHRGPYTTISVEVLPAASSRFGGRTATRLK